Proteins from a genomic interval of Colletotrichum higginsianum IMI 349063 chromosome 6, whole genome shotgun sequence:
- a CDS encoding Protein kinase: MQSNHRADWAQLVHRPSRWMCPLRHGPSLYFSSEKLLFDHLREDHPKSFSESHLMHIASRSKKPKPLEANICPICGEKVASTPSIGIVARENAKGKSVAERGSGVGASFSGEAGSMPDSSQSPVVRLWDHIADHLNQVASWSLRWWDDDSRVSLDAGEGGQSSSMNPCWAISDKASSVEGSGYLDDRIAASVDRSEFPEPNQHFLPVNMLDNLRIIDGMLEKIPDLFESGTDLASYIIQTARKVFLIASCHCYTDAYELKVSMLRFQEHGFDDSHLPIPFPKIGDEATVPAFSPFQSRAETLTFYNSQWYLLAPVFEDGRFKYHFENDHVMPFTLVREVPRQRASGRRVYRVHIHPAHRPSSWITAENSDVSLALEEFHSELLTSGSWEEQSDAALKIRGDNHPHVVQTFACISIGQRKLILREWADGGSLDEYWQRSSPEQSPQFVRKIIEQLHGLVTAMKSLPSEIWQHSRDLNLSPQTILRFEDGSGLGKLKLASFGQLSVGRQDSVTMVQYEMCREPCELLWGDAISSSTWSIMCALEFMVWFLYGWEELRGFRTFLNGDADLKDGYIPAFHHINPFDERPNVEIHSLVTAWMNHMARDSECVGNTALGNLLWFLRDKVNDLSYTITSPNISSLAQGGPSVPQRKTRLGKLLSRAKTVFKRGDGSSKRMSTQSTASHRTPAQTVPPSQSTDPATTQPSAAAAAVATKETPKEPSKNEATQSDYEDSLFALESTLSLQSIQYHLEGILGSGERNSNYYFTEQDRREVLGCRTSLQRNYDRRRPDKQLSGHAQYLAPSWREVDVASVDAFMEMFEDGWADLTGPSKDIDDHGTQSTRLLLRMAPAAEFYIAKIMDGETILQEDLWRVAEVIDL, encoded by the exons ATGCAGAGCAACCATCGTGCTGATTGGGCTCAACTTGTTCATCGCCCCTCCCGATGGATGTGTCCTTTGCGACACGGGCCATCTTTATACTTCAGCAGCGAAAAGCTCTTATTCGATCATCTCAGAGAAGATCACCCGAAGAGTTTCTCGGAGTCTCATTTGATGCACATCGCTTCCAGAAGCAAGAAGCCCAAGCCGCTAGAAGCCAACATCTGTCCGATTTGTGGCGAAAAGGTCGCTTCCACACCAAGCATTGGAATAGTTGCAAGAGAAAATGCTAAAGGGAAGTCGGTGGCTGAGAGAGGATCAGGTGTCGGAGCTTCTTTCTCGGGCGAGGCAGGCTCGATGCCAGACTCTAGCCAAAGCCCCGTGGTCCGGCTGTGGgaccacatcgccgaccatCTGAATCAAGTAGCCTCATGGTCGCTTCGCTGGTGGGATGATGATTCCAGAGTCTCTCTTGATGCCGGAGAAGGGGGTCAGAGCAGCTCTATGAACCCTTGTTGGGCCATCTCCGACAAAGCCTCTTCCGTAGAAGGCTCCGGATATCTCGACGACCGCATCGCTGCTTCGGTCGATAGAAGCGAATTCCCCGAACCGAACCAACACTTCCTTCCTGTAAACATGCTCGACAATCTACGCATCATTGATGGCATGTTGGAGAAGATACCGGACTTGTTTGAATCGGGGACGGACCTCGCCTCTTATATTATCCAAACCGCGAGAAAGGTCTTCCTCATCGCATCCTGCCACTGCTACACCGACGCATATGAGCTCAAGGTTTCCATGCTTCGGTTCCAAGAGCATGGGTTTGACGATAGCCATCTTCCTATACCATTCCCCAAAATTGGCGATGAGGCCACAGTGCCAGCATTTAGCCCTTTCCAGTCGAGGGCCGAAACGCTGACCTTTTACAATTCTCAGTGGTATCTTCTGGCTCCAGTCTTTGAAGACGGCCGTTTCAAATACCATTTCGAAAATGACCATGTCATGCCTTTTACCTTGGTCCGTGAGGTCCCACGGCAAAGGGCCTCCGGCCGCCGTGTCTACCGAGTACACATCCACCCGGCACACCGACCAAGCTCTTGGATAACT GCCGAAAACTCGGACGTCAGCCTGGCCCTAGAAGAGTTTCACTCCGAACTTCTTACCAGCGGATCTTGGGAGGAACAGTCCGATGCAGCATTGAAAATTCGCGGAGATAACCATCCACACGTTGTCCAGACATTCGCTTGCATATCTATCGGCCAACGGAAACTCATTCTGCGTGAGTGGGCGGATGGCGGTAGCCTCGATGAGTACTGGCAGCGTAGCAGCCCCGAGCAAAGTCCCCAGTTCGTAAGAAAGATTATCGAACAGCTACACGGACTGGTTACAGCCATGAAGTCACTCCCTTCGGAGATATGGCAGCATAGCCGTGATTTGAATCTGAGCCCCCAAACAATACTGAGGTTTGAAGATGGGTCCGGCTTAGGGAAGCTCAAGCTGGCAAGCTTTGGACAGTTGAGCGTCGGACGGCAAGATTCCGTCACAATGGTCCAATACGAGATGTGCCGGGAACCGTGTGAACTTCTGTGGGGAGATGCGATATCGAGCAGTACATGGTCTATCATGTGCGCTTTGGAATTCATGGTTTGGTTTCTTTATGGCTGGGAAGAGTTGCGGGGTTTTCGTACATTTCTCAATGGGGATGCCGATCTGAAAGACGGGTATATTCCGGCTTTTCACCACATTAACCCCTTCGATGAGCGTCCGAATGTTGAAATTCATAGCTTGGTGACGGCATGGATGAATCATATGGCGAGGGATTCGGAATGCGTTGGGAATACGGCTCTTGGAAATTTACTTTGGTTTTTAAGAGACAAGGTGAACGACCTGTCTTACACGATAACTTCGCCAAACATAAGCTCGCTAGCACAGGGCGGGCCTTCGGTCCCGCAAAGGAAGACGAGGTTGGGAAAGCTCTTGTCCCGCGCCAAGACTGTCTTTAAGAGGGGCGATGGCTCCTCCAAGCGCATGTCGACTCAGTCTACTGCTAGCCATCGGACTCCCGCACAGACTGTTCCTCCCAG CCAATCAACTGATCCTGCTACTACGCAGCCctctgccgctgctgccgccgttgccaCCAAGGAAACCCCCAAGGAACCCTCCAAGAATGAGGCTACTCAGAGCGATTACGAGGACTCACTCTTCGCTCTAGAGTCAACACTTTCCCTGCAGTCTATTCAGTATCACCTGGAAGGAATTCTGGGTTCTGGAGAGCGTAACAGCAACTATTATTTTACGGAGCAGGACCGCAGAGAAGTCCTCGGTTGTAGGACATCTTTGCAGCGGAATTACGACCGGAGACGTCCTGACAAGCAGCTTTCTGGCCACGCTCAATATCTCGCACCCTCATGGAG GGAAGTGGACGTGGCATCTGTGGACGCGTTCATGGAAATGTTCGAAGACGG CTGGGCAGACTTAACTGGCCCTTCGAAGGATATCGACGACCACGGAACTCAATCCACTAGACTTCTGCTCCGAATGGCTCCAGCCGCCGAGTTTTACATTGCCAAAATCATGGATGGCGAGACTATACTTCAGGAAGATCTATGGCGCGTTGCCGAGGTAATCGATCTTTGA